In the Brassica napus cultivar Da-Ae chromosome A7, Da-Ae, whole genome shotgun sequence genome, one interval contains:
- the LOC106397081 gene encoding ATP synthase subunit delta, chloroplastic — MASLQSTPTSLRPKLHLSSHATTQPTLPLTLRFPRRRNGRGGVKMSSPVSEIYATALADVAKANNTLEPTCSDLEKLEKTFSDPNVLGLFVNPTVELRKKREVIDLIAESLSLLPHTASFLNVLIDSNRIDLVKEIAKEFEAVYNKMTKTELVVVKSVVKLDSQHLAQVAKHVQRLTGARNVRVRTVIDESLIAGFTIRYGGSGSKLIDMSVKKRLEDITAQLQIEG; from the coding sequence ATGGCTTCTCTCCAGTCAACCCCAACTTCTCTCCGCCCCAAGCTCCATCTCTCATCTCACGCAACCACACAGCCTACCCTCCCCCTCACCCTCCGATTCCCTCGTCGCCGCAACGGCCGCGGCGGCGTAAAAATGTCATCGCCGGTTTCCGAAATCTACGCGACGGCGTTAGCTGACGTGGCGAAAGCGAACAACACCCTAGAACCAACCTGCAGCGACTTGGAGAAGCTGGAGAAGACCTTCTCAGACCCTAACGTTCTAGGCCTGTTCGTGAACCCAACGGTGGAGCTTCGGAAGAAGCGAGAGGTGATCGACTTGATCGCCGAGTCGTTATCCCTGCTTCCACACACGGCCAGCTTCTTGAACGTGTTGATCGATTCGAACCGGATTGATCTAGTGAAGGAGATCGCCAAGGAGTTCGAAGCTGTGTACAACAAGATGACGAAGACGGAGCTCGTGGTTGTCAAGTCCGTGGTGAAGCTCGATTCTCAGCATCTAGCTCAGGTGGCGAAGCATGTGCAGAGGCTCACCGGAGCTAGGAATGTGAGAGTTAGAACGGTGATTGACGAGAGTTTGATCGCTGGGTTCACGATTAGGTACGGTGGTTCAGGTTCTAAGCTTATTGATATGAGTGTGAAGAAGCGGCTTGAGGATATCACCGCTCAGCTACAAATTGAAGgttga